In Bacteroidota bacterium, the following proteins share a genomic window:
- a CDS encoding pseudouridylate synthase, whose amino-acid sequence MKYLPLKLEILYQDDYLVAINKPNGLLVHRTKMASDATEFALQKLRDQLDKQVYPCHRLDRKTSGLLLFALNESTNSLMQLQFSEGKINKRYLAIVRGFAPTEGLIDYPLKKDNGKPQDAITKYKTVDRAEMKIPFAGHTTSRYSLLEVEPLSGRMHQIRKHLAHIFHPIIGDRPHGCNKQNKLFKEKWNMMSMMLHASSITFSHPITNEKINIIAQPSEEFLRTSQFLGFKISFENELCIS is encoded by the coding sequence ATCAAATATCTGCCCTTGAAACTAGAAATCTTATATCAAGACGATTACCTGGTCGCGATCAACAAACCGAATGGCTTACTGGTTCACCGTACAAAAATGGCCTCTGATGCTACTGAGTTTGCACTACAAAAATTACGTGATCAATTGGACAAACAAGTTTACCCTTGTCACCGCCTTGATCGTAAAACAAGTGGTCTGTTATTATTTGCCTTGAATGAAAGCACCAACAGCCTTATGCAACTACAATTTTCAGAAGGCAAAATAAACAAAAGGTATTTGGCCATCGTTCGAGGCTTTGCCCCAACTGAGGGACTGATAGATTACCCACTAAAAAAAGATAATGGCAAACCACAAGATGCCATTACAAAATATAAAACAGTGGATCGTGCCGAAATGAAAATTCCTTTTGCAGGGCATACAACATCTCGTTATTCGCTGCTGGAAGTAGAGCCCTTAAGTGGACGGATGCATCAAATCAGAAAACATTTGGCTCATATTTTTCACCCCATCATAGGCGACAGGCCACATGGCTGCAATAAACAGAATAAACTATTCAAAGAAAAGTGGAATATGATGAGCATGATGCTGCATGCAAGCTCGATAACATTTTCTCATCCTATTACTAATGAGAAAATTAATATTATTGCTCAACCATCAGAAGAATTTTTAAGGACATCTCAATTTCTTGGATTTAAAATCAGTTTCGAAAATGAATTATGTATTTCTTAG
- a CDS encoding DUF3365 domain-containing protein, with the protein MKKVILNSVFLSLLILMSCNNSKEVEETKDSLVKSDQEKVKDYSGTIKDLMPIEQGQNFVMQTQNELAKNLMNEINTKGTEHALTFCSAKAYPLTDSMAQSLDIQIKRVSDRTRNPNNKANKHEAAYITKSKRLLAKGEIIKPEMTETNKKMVGYYPILTNKMCMQCHGNQDTEVLSETLVQIKKLYPNDKAIDYKTNELRGIWVVEMNNKNTLHNSI; encoded by the coding sequence ATGAAAAAAGTAATATTGAATAGTGTGTTTTTAAGTTTGCTGATTCTAATGAGTTGTAACAACTCAAAAGAAGTTGAAGAAACAAAAGATAGCCTTGTAAAATCAGATCAAGAAAAAGTGAAAGATTATTCTGGCACCATAAAAGATTTAATGCCCATAGAGCAAGGCCAAAATTTTGTTATGCAAACACAAAATGAATTGGCTAAGAATCTAATGAATGAAATCAATACAAAAGGAACAGAACATGCTTTGACTTTTTGTTCTGCTAAAGCATATCCCTTAACCGACAGTATGGCGCAGTCATTAGATATACAAATTAAAAGAGTTTCAGATAGAACCAGAAATCCAAACAATAAGGCAAACAAACATGAGGCGGCCTACATAACCAAATCAAAAAGGCTCCTTGCAAAAGGAGAAATAATAAAACCGGAAATGACTGAAACAAATAAGAAAATGGTGGGATATTATCCAATACTGACAAATAAAATGTGTATGCAATGTCATGGAAATCAGGATACAGAAGTTTTATCAGAAACCCTTGTACAAATTAAAAAATTGTATCCAAATGACAAAGCCATAGATTATAAAACTAATGAATTGAGAGGAATATGGGTAGTAGAAATGAATAATAAAAATACACTACACAATAGTATATAA
- a CDS encoding EthD family reductase — protein MEYYCNKHVLMVWELLGDNVKAATVEKGVFDETPDSPPTLIAMGNLYFKSIEEFESSFGTNADKIMADLPNFTNIEPTIQISEVVI, from the coding sequence ATGGAATATTATTGTAACAAACATGTACTAATGGTTTGGGAATTATTAGGCGATAATGTAAAGGCTGCAACTGTTGAGAAAGGTGTATTTGATGAAACCCCTGATTCACCACCAACATTAATTGCAATGGGAAATCTATATTTTAAATCAATCGAGGAATTTGAAAGTTCCTTTGGCACAAATGCTGATAAAATAATGGCAGATTTGCCGAATTTTACAAATATTGAGCCTACTATTCAAATCAGTGAAGTGGTCATTTAA